From one Xyrauchen texanus isolate HMW12.3.18 chromosome 17, RBS_HiC_50CHRs, whole genome shotgun sequence genomic stretch:
- the LOC127657642 gene encoding C-type lectin domain family 4 member D-like — protein sequence MQQFLRKHLEHEERNAVVAMKNNLSMRNEQLQEGKDTLATERTLESVARQSGGQDYHFWIGLSDTETEGMWKWVDNTYVNRTFWNEWHKEPNNHKSGGFHGEDCTVLDSRSKMWFDVPCDFRYKRICEMDPITINI from the exons ATGCAGCAGTTCTTGAGAAAACATCTGGAGCATGAGGAAAGGAATGCAGTTGTGGCCATGAAGAATAACCTTTCTATGAGAAACGAACAGCTGCAAGAGGGAAAAGACACTCT GGCAACCGAg cgCACCCTTGAGAGTGTTGCACGCCAGAGTGGTGGACAAGACTATCATTTCTGGATTGGCTTATCAGACACTGAGACTGAGGGAATGTGGAAATGGGTGGATAACACATATGTTAATAGGAC GTTCTGGAATGAATGGCATAAAGAGCCAAATAATCACAAGTCCGGAGGGTTTCATGGAGAGGACTGCACAGTGCTGGATTCTCGTTCCAAAATGTGGTTTGATGTGCCCTGCGATTTCAGATACAAACGTATTTGTGAGATGGATCCTATCACCATCAACATATGA